In Microbacterium galbinum, a single window of DNA contains:
- a CDS encoding ECF transporter S component, with product MNGADTGSSAAGSGADAATEVDAVATRPARGRVRFPTALLLTCAALGVAGAVLLAPMNWLSTLLTGPLPFLGMGLAGLWLLPSVIALRLLKRPLVGLLVALIAGLVMVPFSGYGFGSVATNLWWAAFTELPFLFVLWRYWGTWMHYVGAVAVAIVYPISAWAWFDLGSFGLGYQAAFFAVTMASCVAATALGILIADRLRRAGVGGRR from the coding sequence ATGAACGGGGCGGATACCGGTTCGTCGGCTGCCGGTTCGGGCGCGGATGCGGCGACGGAAGTGGATGCCGTGGCGACGCGGCCCGCGCGCGGACGGGTGCGCTTCCCGACTGCCCTGCTGCTGACCTGCGCGGCGCTCGGCGTCGCCGGGGCGGTTCTGCTCGCGCCGATGAACTGGCTCTCGACCCTGCTCACCGGACCACTGCCCTTCCTCGGGATGGGCCTCGCCGGACTGTGGCTGCTGCCCTCGGTGATCGCGCTGCGTTTGCTCAAGCGTCCGCTCGTCGGCTTGCTCGTCGCGCTGATCGCGGGGCTCGTCATGGTGCCGTTCTCGGGGTACGGCTTCGGCAGCGTCGCCACGAACCTCTGGTGGGCGGCGTTCACCGAGCTGCCGTTCCTGTTCGTGCTGTGGCGCTACTGGGGCACCTGGATGCACTACGTCGGAGCGGTCGCCGTCGCGATCGTCTACCCGATCTCGGCGTGGGCCTGGTTCGACCTGGGCAGCTTCGGCCTCGGGTACCAGGCGGCGTTCTTCGCCGTCACGATGGCCAGCTGCGTCGCGGCGACGGCCCTCGGCATCCTGATCGCGGATCGCCTACGCCGCGCCGGCGTCGGCGGACGCCGCTGA
- a CDS encoding type II toxin-antitoxin system PemK/MazF family toxin produces the protein MSAPSTTLLRRGQIVLVAFDPVVGAEVAKTRPAVVVSNNTANTAAVRSTRATVTVAPVTSNVARVLPFQVLLPAAGTGLSVDSKVQIEQVRTIATSRIVRPVGWVPAELMGEVDECLRMHLAL, from the coding sequence GTGAGTGCGCCGTCGACCACGCTGCTGCGGCGCGGCCAGATCGTGCTGGTCGCCTTCGACCCGGTTGTCGGGGCCGAGGTCGCGAAGACCCGTCCTGCCGTTGTCGTCAGCAACAACACGGCCAACACCGCGGCTGTACGCAGTACGCGCGCGACGGTAACGGTCGCGCCGGTCACGTCCAATGTCGCGCGAGTCCTCCCATTTCAGGTTCTGTTGCCTGCGGCGGGCACCGGGCTCAGCGTCGATTCGAAGGTACAGATCGAACAAGTCCGCACGATCGCGACCTCGCGCATTGTTCGGCCGGTGGGATGGGTGCCTGCCGAACTGATGGGAGAGGTCGACGAGTGCCTTCGCATGCACCTCGCACTGTGA
- a CDS encoding antitoxin, producing the protein MTNSKVSLSLSASDVAFLDAEVLMGKYATRSAAVQDAVSLLRESRLADAYAEAFAEGYDDEWDTAASDGLASA; encoded by the coding sequence ATGACGAACAGCAAGGTCAGCCTCAGCCTCAGTGCGAGTGACGTAGCGTTCCTCGACGCGGAGGTCTTGATGGGAAAATACGCCACCCGGTCGGCGGCGGTTCAGGATGCTGTGTCGCTCTTGCGCGAGAGCCGTCTGGCAGATGCCTACGCCGAAGCATTCGCTGAAGGCTACGACGACGAATGGGACACGGCTGCCAGCGACGGACTCGCCTCAGCGTGA